One window of Pseudomonadota bacterium genomic DNA carries:
- a CDS encoding SDR family NAD(P)-dependent oxidoreductase has protein sequence MDLKGAVIIITGGGTGVGAACAQVLAKCGARVVINYNKSQVGALAVAKKCKQLGGDAITTQGNVVLDDDCKKIAAEAIERWGRIDGLVNNAGITKFAAPRDLEALSSNDFIDLYSTNVVGSYQMIRACAEHLKTSRGSVVNISSIAGIKAIGSSTAYIASKAALNAMTVALARALAPEIRINAVCPGLVDTEWHSKRFSKKEYKSFLENYEKTVPLRSAATPEDIADSVIWLLSSARLVTGETILVDAGLHLGIPI, from the coding sequence ATGGACCTAAAGGGCGCTGTCATCATTATTACCGGAGGGGGCACTGGAGTTGGCGCAGCCTGCGCGCAAGTTTTGGCTAAATGTGGCGCCCGAGTAGTCATTAACTACAACAAAAGCCAAGTAGGCGCGCTTGCAGTAGCGAAAAAGTGCAAACAATTAGGAGGCGACGCAATTACGACGCAAGGTAATGTCGTCCTAGATGATGATTGCAAAAAAATAGCCGCCGAGGCAATAGAGAGATGGGGGAGGATTGATGGGCTGGTTAATAACGCAGGCATCACCAAATTCGCCGCACCTCGAGATCTCGAAGCTCTGAGCTCCAATGACTTCATCGATTTATACTCGACCAACGTAGTTGGTTCCTACCAGATGATTCGCGCGTGCGCCGAGCATCTCAAAACGTCACGTGGCTCTGTCGTGAACATCTCCTCTATTGCTGGAATAAAAGCAATTGGATCTTCTACCGCATACATCGCTTCCAAAGCAGCGTTAAATGCAATGACCGTCGCACTTGCCCGTGCACTGGCTCCGGAGATCCGCATCAATGCAGTATGCCCTGGGCTTGTAGATACCGAGTGGCACTCAAAACGCTTCTCGAAAAAAGAATATAAATCATTTCTTGAAAATTATGAAAAAACAGTACCCTTAAGGTCCGCAGCAACGCCTGAGGATATTGCCGATAGCGTTATTTGGTTGCTCTCCTCAGCTAGATTGGTCACAGGAGAAACCATTCTCGTAGATGCTGGGCTACACTTAGGCATACCCATCTAG
- a CDS encoding amidohydrolase family protein, with product MNDLLIKNGIIIDGSGQDRFVGDISIKDGLINGVGNNLGIAARIVDADGLLVTPGFVDVHTHYDGQVTWDPYLTPSTFHGVTTAVFGNCGVGFAPVRKNDVPYLINLMEGVEDIPGSVLSEGVDFNWESFPQYLDVLDSSPKAIDIGAQVPHGPLRFYVMGERGADHHAIPTDEEIESMGLMLEESLTAGAIGFTTSRTTKHLSRDGKNTPSLSAKHAELLGLALAMKRADKGIIEVNSDFGPGEFEIMRMVSEVSGRPLSILLLQTNNSPDLWRQTRDQIHQARAQGLNVTGQVGCRPIVLIMGLETTINPFSTHPKWIQLSSLTPLERLSRIKNDAQLRHNLIHQLPNDEHTRRIKEWLPRTFLMNKGFDYEPSPEDNICEIARKKSVSPFEVALDRMLQNEGKGLLAHTFENYFDGDLEVIREMLLDEGTIMGLGDGGAHVCTVCDEGAPTYLLSHWSRDRKRGPTIPLEFLVKKHTSISASGYGLLDRGLIQAGYKADLNVIDYEQLSLLDTEIVYDLPAGGKRLIQRARGYRHTFVSGTEIIHQDEQTGNLPGRLIR from the coding sequence ATGAATGACCTTTTAATCAAAAACGGAATAATTATCGATGGATCAGGACAAGATCGATTCGTAGGAGACATCTCTATTAAAGATGGACTCATAAATGGCGTTGGCAATAATCTAGGCATAGCGGCACGAATTGTCGATGCGGATGGCCTCCTTGTCACCCCAGGATTCGTTGATGTACACACACACTATGATGGGCAAGTCACCTGGGATCCGTATTTAACCCCTTCGACGTTTCACGGCGTCACTACTGCTGTGTTTGGAAATTGTGGGGTTGGATTCGCTCCAGTTAGAAAAAACGATGTTCCCTACCTGATCAATCTAATGGAAGGAGTCGAAGACATACCTGGATCCGTGTTATCAGAAGGTGTGGATTTTAATTGGGAATCCTTTCCGCAATACCTCGATGTTCTTGACTCGTCCCCCAAAGCTATAGATATCGGTGCTCAAGTACCGCACGGCCCCCTGCGATTTTATGTGATGGGTGAAAGAGGAGCGGATCACCATGCAATTCCCACTGATGAAGAAATAGAGTCTATGGGCTTGATGCTCGAGGAATCATTAACCGCTGGAGCTATTGGATTTACCACGTCCAGAACAACCAAACACTTGAGTCGTGACGGAAAAAATACGCCGAGCCTATCGGCAAAACATGCTGAACTCCTTGGATTAGCCCTTGCTATGAAACGTGCTGACAAAGGGATTATTGAGGTTAACTCCGACTTTGGTCCAGGTGAATTTGAAATCATGCGCATGGTCAGCGAAGTGTCAGGTCGTCCTCTGTCTATCCTACTTCTCCAGACTAATAATTCTCCCGATCTTTGGCGACAAACTCGAGATCAAATCCATCAAGCCCGAGCGCAAGGTCTGAACGTCACCGGTCAAGTAGGCTGTCGACCCATCGTCCTCATTATGGGGCTCGAAACCACAATTAATCCGTTTTCGACGCATCCGAAATGGATACAATTGTCATCACTCACACCTTTAGAACGTCTTTCAAGAATAAAAAATGACGCACAGTTGCGTCACAATTTAATCCACCAATTGCCTAACGACGAACATACAAGACGGATTAAAGAATGGTTGCCCAGGACGTTCTTAATGAATAAAGGGTTTGATTACGAGCCCTCACCAGAAGATAACATCTGCGAAATTGCTCGGAAGAAAAGCGTAAGTCCTTTCGAGGTGGCCCTAGACAGAATGCTTCAAAACGAAGGCAAAGGGCTACTGGCGCATACTTTCGAAAACTATTTTGATGGTGATCTTGAGGTAATAAGAGAAATGTTGCTTGACGAAGGCACTATCATGGGTCTCGGTGATGGAGGAGCACATGTGTGTACTGTGTGCGATGAGGGTGCGCCAACCTATTTGCTGTCGCACTGGAGTCGTGACAGGAAACGAGGACCAACAATTCCTTTAGAATTTTTAGTAAAGAAACATACGTCCATTAGCGCAAGTGGCTATGGACTTCTCGATCGAGGGTTGATTCAAGCTGGATACAAAGCAGACCTTAATGTTATTGATTATGAACAGTTATCGTTATTAGATACTGAGATTGTCTATGATTTACCTGCCGGTGGAAAACGCTTAATTCAAAGAGCGCGAGGTTACCGTCACACATTTGTATCTGGAACAGAAATTATTCATCAAGACGAACAAACTGGAAATCTACCAGGACGCCTTATAAGATAG
- a CDS encoding S1C family serine protease — MQNTDEWTFPQSLRPSSKNLTFNLSRAVNSVVKVRTAISAEAFTADILGTERIGSGVLINEHGLILTVGYLLTEAESVWITTNLNQSVPGHVVAYDQATGLGLIQALGKLHIEPSNLETSNLMKPSDDVYFVSHGGLEHALHSKIVRVDEFAGYWEYVLDEAIYTSPPHPQWGGAAIFNGRGHVIGIGSLFLQEVFEGQSQQGNLAIPTHLLEPILSDLLEFGRPLTPARPWIGMYTVEIGGKLIVSSLARYGPAELAGILQGDQIISIGEDKTSTLANFFRSVWNLGSAGVSVPLNINREGNYLQFIINSVDRNDFLLKPKTH; from the coding sequence ATGCAAAATACCGACGAGTGGACATTCCCTCAATCTTTGAGGCCTAGTTCAAAAAATCTGACGTTCAACCTCAGTAGAGCAGTGAATTCTGTTGTAAAGGTTCGAACGGCGATATCGGCCGAAGCATTCACGGCCGACATTCTTGGAACAGAACGCATCGGCAGTGGCGTCTTGATTAACGAACATGGGTTAATCCTTACAGTAGGCTACCTTCTGACGGAAGCCGAATCAGTCTGGATAACAACGAACCTTAACCAAAGTGTCCCAGGACACGTTGTAGCTTATGATCAAGCGACTGGACTTGGTTTGATACAGGCTCTTGGAAAGTTACATATTGAGCCCTCAAACCTCGAGACAAGTAATCTGATGAAGCCATCCGATGATGTTTACTTTGTCAGTCACGGAGGTCTTGAGCATGCCCTTCATTCAAAAATTGTCCGTGTCGACGAATTCGCTGGGTACTGGGAATATGTTTTAGATGAAGCAATCTACACCTCGCCACCCCATCCGCAATGGGGAGGCGCCGCCATATTTAATGGACGAGGACATGTCATAGGAATAGGCTCACTGTTTCTTCAAGAAGTTTTTGAAGGACAAAGCCAACAAGGCAATCTCGCTATACCCACCCACCTTTTAGAACCAATCCTAAGTGACCTATTAGAATTCGGACGACCATTAACCCCTGCCAGGCCTTGGATCGGCATGTACACAGTGGAAATTGGTGGGAAATTAATAGTGAGTAGCTTAGCTCGTTACGGCCCTGCGGAACTCGCTGGTATCTTACAAGGAGATCAAATCATATCTATTGGCGAGGACAAGACGTCTACTCTCGCTAATTTCTTTCGATCTGTTTGGAATCTTGGATCCGCAGGGGTTTCAGTGCCACTAAATATAAACCGAGAAGGAAACTACTTACAATTTATAATTAATTCGGTAGATAGAAATGATTTTCTTCTTAAACCAAAAACTCATTAA
- a CDS encoding glycosyl transferase — protein MIAYLILIHRYPEQFKRMFKAIYHPLNHYLVHIDKNAGYELFENIQLFLNDYPNATTLKQEKALWGGYSLVNIVLRGMVHLLETSKDWTYFINLSGQDFPLKTQEFIRQFLTENSGKEYIRAFNQAQIRPETMHRVLDICFEFGNRIYRPNISRRFLKGVTPYIGTQWMIVSRSFCEFVSTSTETTRYKKFYKNSFISDEGFFQTIMMNNDCHGDIVQDDLRFIDWVPDGMIKLRPRTFTTADTRQLIINSNLFARKFDSTEDAVVLDEIELHLSGGFQYELQHGLTRCETPRGVS, from the coding sequence ATGATTGCATATCTTATTCTGATTCATCGATATCCAGAACAATTTAAACGAATGTTTAAAGCAATCTATCATCCTCTTAATCATTATCTAGTTCATATAGATAAAAATGCAGGATATGAGCTTTTTGAAAATATTCAACTTTTTTTAAACGATTACCCGAACGCCACTACCCTTAAACAAGAGAAAGCATTATGGGGTGGTTATAGCTTAGTAAATATCGTACTTAGAGGAATGGTACATCTTTTAGAAACAAGTAAAGATTGGACGTATTTCATTAATCTTAGCGGCCAAGATTTCCCATTAAAAACCCAGGAGTTTATCCGTCAATTTTTAACTGAAAATTCAGGTAAAGAATACATTCGCGCATTCAATCAAGCTCAAATTCGCCCAGAAACTATGCATAGAGTATTAGACATATGCTTTGAGTTCGGAAACCGTATATATAGACCAAATATTTCTCGAAGATTCCTTAAAGGTGTGACTCCATATATTGGAACACAATGGATGATTGTAAGTAGAAGTTTTTGTGAGTTTGTATCAACGAGTACTGAGACTACGCGATACAAAAAATTCTACAAAAATTCATTTATATCAGATGAAGGTTTTTTCCAAACTATCATGATGAATAACGATTGCCATGGAGATATAGTACAAGATGATTTACGTTTTATTGATTGGGTTCCTGATGGAATGATCAAACTAAGGCCACGCACTTTTACTACCGCCGATACAAGACAGCTTATTATCAATTCTAATCTATTTGCTCGAAAATTTGATTCTACAGAGGATGCTGTTGTATTAGATGAAATTGAACTTCATTTAAGTGGCGGATTTCAGTACGAACTGCAACACGGTTTAACGAGGTGTGAAACACCTCGTGGGGTGTCTTGA
- a CDS encoding TIGR02450 family Trp-rich protein — MNPLNPKKLLLTKWTAVKPVAKQKHFLVSRVIQPEQPADPIEQVEIEAVFSKAVQVIAWRDLQDDSVWRQGWV; from the coding sequence ATGAACCCGCTCAACCCCAAAAAATTGCTGCTGACCAAGTGGACAGCTGTCAAACCCGTGGCCAAGCAAAAGCACTTTTTGGTCAGCCGCGTCATTCAACCCGAACAGCCCGCCGATCCCATTGAACAGGTGGAGATCGAAGCGGTGTTTTCCAAAGCTGTGCAGGTCATTGCTTGGCGTGACTTGCAAGACGACAGCGTGTGGCGGCAGGGTTGGGTTTGA
- a CDS encoding fatty acid hydroxylase family protein — translation MSDQNLFSGEMTEKQRLFRDEYKKNIANWYTGWGHLLSIYAPGLLVIAFCMRHIKNPNWLEISLIIPIVIIYNFNEWWIHKNAMHKPIKGFGGAIIPVFHRHVHQHHQYFTSRRMTYDTNREWRIVLFPPYALLIFLIGTVPPAFLIGQLWSPNAGYILMLSTPFYYLNYETFHLCCHVKENWFVRNCPLVNTIRRHHAAHHSQHIMMARNMNLTYPITDWYMGTSDLDRGLLGHLFNGYDQSHIKSQFLSDQGAELEQTASI, via the coding sequence ATGTCTGACCAAAATTTATTTTCTGGAGAAATGACGGAAAAACAACGTCTATTCCGTGACGAGTATAAAAAAAATATAGCCAATTGGTATACAGGCTGGGGACACCTCCTATCAATATATGCGCCCGGACTCCTCGTCATAGCCTTTTGTATGCGGCACATTAAAAATCCTAACTGGTTAGAAATTTCATTGATAATACCCATTGTCATCATTTATAACTTCAACGAATGGTGGATTCATAAAAATGCAATGCATAAACCAATCAAGGGGTTCGGTGGGGCCATAATCCCAGTGTTTCACCGACATGTACATCAGCATCACCAATATTTCACCTCAAGAAGAATGACGTACGATACAAACCGGGAATGGCGCATTGTTTTATTTCCACCTTATGCCCTGTTAATTTTCCTGATTGGAACTGTCCCTCCAGCATTCCTGATAGGTCAATTGTGGAGCCCGAATGCTGGATATATACTGATGCTTTCCACGCCTTTTTATTACTTAAACTATGAAACCTTTCATTTATGTTGCCACGTTAAGGAGAATTGGTTTGTTCGCAATTGCCCTCTAGTGAATACAATTCGTCGACACCACGCCGCGCACCACAGCCAACATATTATGATGGCCAGAAATATGAATTTAACCTATCCAATCACAGATTGGTATATGGGTACCAGCGACCTTGATCGCGGCTTGCTAGGACATCTCTTTAACGGATACGATCAAAGTCATATCAAGAGCCAATTTCTATCCGACCAAGGTGCCGAGCTTGAACAAACCGCCTCAATATAA
- a CDS encoding NADP-dependent malic enzyme: MSDGLKAAALEYHESPRPGKISVVPTKVLSNQRDLALAYSPGVAYACKAIEADPSLAAKYTSRANLVAVITNGSAVLGLGNIGPLAGKPVMEGKACLFKKFAGIDVFDIELAETDPDKLVDIIAALEPTFGGINLEDIKAPECFYIEKKLKEKLNIPVFHDDQHGTAIIVGAAIINGLKVVGKNLGEVRLVCAGAGAAAIACLNLLTILGIKKENIIVCDSKGVLSKNRSGTLDENKAIYASDTPFVSVDQAMRGADIFLGLSGPGTIKKDWVAKMADKPLILALANPTPEIMPEEIKSVRPDAVIATGRSDYPNQVNNVLCFPFIFRGALDVGASKITEEMKLACVYALADLAQAERSDIVATAYEGQELSFGPDYIIPTPFDPRLITLIAPAVAQAAMDSGVATLPIKDMSAYREKISNLVYQTGFVMKPVFEAAKADLKKVIYAEGEDERVLQAVQVLSDEKLCLPILIGRPDVIDSRIERAGLRIKAGQHFEVVNPENDERFKETWQEYYKIMRKKGVSPDDAKMAVRSHTTLIAAMLVRRGDADALICGAIGRYKDHLKHVADVIGKKENTSIFAAMNLLPMQNRTLFISDTYVNHNPSTEEIAEITLMAADEVKRFGLKPKVALISHSNFGIDESPSAKKMSAALDIIEKLDPTMEIDGEMHGDAALNEIIRQRIHPDSKLKGEANLLIMPSLEAANISFNLLKMASSDGITVGPILLGTKKAAHIITPTATVRRIINMTALAAVDAASRVNAMAR; this comes from the coding sequence ATGTCAGATGGACTAAAAGCTGCTGCGCTCGAGTACCACGAAAGCCCCAGACCTGGAAAAATATCAGTTGTTCCAACAAAAGTGCTAAGCAATCAGCGAGACCTGGCACTCGCGTACTCACCTGGGGTCGCTTATGCATGTAAAGCGATAGAAGCTGACCCTAGCCTGGCTGCCAAATACACCTCCAGAGCGAACCTAGTCGCAGTTATTACCAATGGTTCTGCTGTGCTGGGCCTAGGCAACATTGGTCCGCTAGCAGGGAAGCCTGTTATGGAAGGTAAAGCATGTTTATTTAAAAAATTTGCAGGTATTGACGTTTTTGATATCGAGTTGGCAGAGACTGACCCAGATAAATTAGTCGATATTATTGCAGCATTAGAGCCCACGTTCGGAGGGATTAATCTAGAGGATATCAAAGCCCCAGAATGTTTTTATATTGAGAAGAAACTGAAAGAGAAACTAAATATTCCTGTCTTTCACGATGATCAGCATGGAACTGCGATTATCGTAGGTGCCGCGATCATTAACGGGCTGAAGGTAGTCGGTAAAAACCTAGGCGAGGTCCGACTTGTTTGTGCAGGAGCAGGTGCCGCAGCTATAGCATGTCTTAATTTACTCACCATCCTAGGCATAAAAAAAGAAAACATCATAGTATGCGATTCAAAAGGCGTGCTCTCTAAAAATCGCAGTGGTACGCTGGACGAGAATAAAGCCATCTATGCCAGTGACACACCCTTTGTGTCTGTAGATCAAGCGATGCGAGGAGCTGATATCTTTCTCGGACTATCAGGGCCAGGCACGATCAAAAAAGATTGGGTCGCCAAAATGGCAGATAAACCCTTAATCTTGGCACTCGCAAATCCCACACCGGAAATCATGCCCGAAGAAATCAAATCGGTACGCCCTGATGCTGTGATCGCCACGGGACGTTCTGATTACCCAAACCAGGTCAACAACGTTCTATGTTTTCCATTTATCTTCAGAGGCGCTTTGGACGTCGGTGCAAGTAAAATCACCGAGGAAATGAAACTGGCGTGTGTTTACGCTCTCGCAGACCTAGCTCAAGCCGAACGCTCGGATATCGTCGCAACAGCTTATGAAGGTCAAGAATTGAGTTTCGGTCCTGACTATATTATCCCGACACCGTTCGACCCACGACTTATCACTCTAATAGCGCCGGCAGTTGCTCAGGCCGCGATGGACAGCGGAGTCGCAACACTCCCCATTAAAGATATGTCGGCCTATCGGGAAAAAATTTCCAACCTCGTATATCAAACTGGCTTTGTGATGAAACCAGTCTTTGAAGCCGCGAAAGCTGATCTAAAGAAAGTTATTTACGCGGAAGGTGAGGATGAAAGAGTGTTACAAGCGGTTCAAGTGCTTTCCGATGAGAAACTTTGTCTTCCAATTCTCATTGGACGACCCGACGTTATCGATTCAAGAATTGAGAGAGCTGGACTTAGAATAAAAGCTGGACAACACTTTGAGGTGGTAAATCCAGAAAACGACGAACGCTTCAAAGAAACCTGGCAGGAATACTATAAAATCATGAGAAAAAAAGGAGTATCTCCTGATGATGCCAAGATGGCCGTTAGAAGCCATACAACGCTCATTGCAGCTATGCTCGTGCGACGAGGGGACGCCGATGCACTAATCTGCGGGGCTATCGGACGGTACAAAGATCATCTAAAACACGTTGCTGACGTGATTGGCAAGAAAGAAAATACGTCTATTTTTGCAGCAATGAATTTATTACCTATGCAGAATCGAACGCTATTTATCAGTGATACGTACGTTAACCACAATCCATCTACTGAAGAAATTGCGGAAATAACTCTTATGGCGGCTGATGAGGTTAAGCGTTTTGGCCTTAAACCTAAAGTTGCGCTTATCTCTCACTCAAATTTCGGGATTGACGAGAGCCCATCAGCGAAAAAAATGAGCGCTGCGCTCGATATCATAGAAAAACTAGACCCCACTATGGAGATCGATGGAGAGATGCATGGTGATGCGGCATTAAACGAGATCATACGACAACGAATACATCCCGACTCAAAACTAAAAGGTGAGGCAAACCTATTGATCATGCCGAGCTTAGAAGCGGCTAATATTTCCTTTAATCTCCTGAAGATGGCTAGTAGTGACGGGATAACCGTTGGCCCAATACTATTGGGGACTAAAAAGGCAGCGCACATCATCACTCCTACCGCAACGGTTCGCAGAATCATTAATATGACGGCTTTAGCGGCAGTCGATGCCGCCTCTAGAGTTAACGCAATGGCTCGATAG
- a CDS encoding cold-shock protein, with product MSTGTVKWFNDSKGFGFITPNDGGKDLFVHFSAIQSNGFKTLEENQKVSYDVTSGPKGDQATNIKSID from the coding sequence ATGAGTACTGGTACAGTTAAATGGTTTAATGATTCAAAAGGTTTCGGGTTTATCACTCCCAATGATGGCGGTAAAGATTTGTTTGTGCATTTTTCAGCAATTCAATCGAATGGCTTCAAGACCCTAGAAGAAAATCAAAAAGTATCGTATGACGTTACGAGCGGCCCTAAAGGCGATCAAGCGACTAATATCAAATCGATAGACTAA
- a CDS encoding AMP-binding protein, producing the protein MLLRANSYQVLISQFKWHVPQCYNIAWDICDKWIENDNRTAMVYETVDSIQKRYTFKDIYLLSNKLANVFSVFGLRRLDRVGILLPQRPEVAVTHLASYRSGAIAVPLFTLFGQDALRYRLRDSGAKFVVTDSVGVNSIAAIRDELPDLKIVLNVDGACDGTEDFHGLLQRASDSFESVQTMADDPAMIIYTSGTTGDPKGALLPHRTMIGHMPGVEFSHDFLGQEGDLIWSPADWAWIGGLVDVLFAAWQVGVPVIARRFDKFEPDLALDLMIRHSITNVFMPPTALRMMRAIPVKNFSALKLRSLASGGESLGFELQDWSQNALGIFINEFYGQTECNMTVSGCSSLYALKPGSIGRAAPGHTVAIVDEDGNEKPHGQAGMIAVSAPDPVMFLGYWNNEQATKEKFVGNWLITGDTGSIDDEGYITFVGRDDDVITSGGYRIGPGPIEDCLTAHPFVQLAAVVGQPDETRTEIVKAYVVLRDGYTPDTKLVEELQGWVRERLSKHEYPREIEFLSDLPKTNTGKIIRRLLRDSS; encoded by the coding sequence ATGTTACTCAGAGCAAATTCCTATCAAGTACTGATTAGTCAATTTAAATGGCATGTGCCTCAATGCTACAACATAGCGTGGGATATATGCGACAAGTGGATTGAGAACGATAATCGTACAGCTATGGTGTACGAGACGGTCGATAGTATTCAAAAACGGTACACGTTTAAAGATATTTATCTACTATCGAATAAACTGGCAAACGTGTTTTCCGTATTTGGTCTGCGGCGCCTTGATCGGGTTGGTATTTTATTGCCGCAACGTCCTGAAGTGGCTGTGACGCACTTAGCGAGTTATCGGTCGGGCGCAATAGCGGTGCCGTTGTTTACACTTTTTGGCCAAGATGCTTTACGGTATCGATTGCGAGATTCTGGTGCAAAGTTTGTTGTTACCGATTCGGTTGGAGTAAATTCTATTGCTGCAATTCGAGACGAATTACCAGATCTGAAAATCGTTCTCAATGTCGACGGTGCCTGTGACGGTACAGAGGACTTTCACGGATTACTTCAGCGCGCCTCTGATTCGTTCGAATCAGTGCAAACGATGGCAGATGATCCGGCGATGATTATTTATACCTCAGGCACAACGGGCGACCCAAAGGGGGCACTGCTGCCACATCGTACGATGATTGGCCACATGCCGGGAGTTGAGTTTTCTCATGATTTTCTAGGGCAAGAAGGTGATTTGATTTGGTCTCCAGCAGATTGGGCTTGGATTGGCGGTCTAGTTGATGTGCTGTTTGCTGCATGGCAAGTAGGTGTTCCAGTCATTGCAAGACGTTTTGATAAGTTTGAACCTGATTTAGCGCTTGATTTGATGATCCGACATTCCATTACAAACGTATTTATGCCTCCAACTGCTTTGAGAATGATGCGGGCCATTCCAGTAAAAAATTTTAGTGCGTTAAAACTAAGATCGTTAGCTAGCGGAGGCGAGTCGTTGGGATTTGAGTTGCAGGATTGGTCCCAAAATGCATTAGGTATTTTTATTAATGAATTTTATGGGCAGACGGAATGCAATATGACGGTGAGTGGCTGCTCATCGCTTTATGCGTTAAAACCAGGATCGATTGGCCGCGCGGCGCCTGGGCACACAGTTGCAATTGTTGATGAGGATGGAAATGAAAAACCTCACGGACAGGCTGGTATGATCGCAGTGTCTGCACCGGACCCTGTAATGTTCCTTGGCTACTGGAACAACGAGCAGGCAACGAAGGAGAAATTTGTCGGTAACTGGCTCATTACGGGGGACACGGGATCTATTGATGATGAGGGCTATATTACATTTGTTGGACGTGATGATGATGTGATCACTAGTGGGGGGTATCGTATCGGGCCTGGCCCCATAGAAGATTGCTTGACTGCTCATCCATTTGTGCAATTAGCAGCTGTAGTCGGACAGCCTGACGAGACACGGACCGAGATTGTTAAGGCCTATGTCGTGTTGCGAGATGGTTACACTCCAGATACTAAATTAGTAGAAGAGTTGCAGGGATGGGTTCGGGAGCGGCTTTCAAAGCATGAGTATCCTAGAGAAATTGAGTTTTTGTCTGATTTGCCAAAAACTAATACCGGTAAGATTATCCGTCGTCTCTTACGAGACTCAAGCTGA